The Anopheles gambiae chromosome 2, idAnoGambNW_F1_1, whole genome shotgun sequence genomic sequence cttttaaaatACGTAGTTTTCGTCGGCCATATCTATTGCCCATCGGAATTTGTCACGCTGTGTCTTGTTGAAAATCTTCTCAATCGGTACTCCGAACTTCTTACACCTGCAGAGGGAGTAGAGGGGTAAGCAACGGCAATTATAGATAAGCGCACATCATTCGTTAGACACTCTCAGCGCAGGTGTAAAACTTACCAAGCCACGGAGATACGGGGATCCAGATAGTTCAGCTTGGATGTGCCCAGAGCgatcgttttattttcatccctATCCGTTTCCTGGAGCTCCAACTTCTTCAGCTGCTCCTTTAGCCTTTCCAACTGTTTGCTCTTCTTGTCAAACGCGCTCGGATCACGAACATTACTTTTCTTGAGATCCTGAAATGGtgtaaaccaaaaccaaacgatTGAAATTTCCGTCGCATCTCTTGCAAAGCGCCCCCCGAAGGTCTTCTTTGCCGTACCTTGAATTCCTTTTGACACTGTTCAACCTGTTCGCGCTTCACGCGAATCTTTTCCTTCAGATTGCCCATACTTTTCTCGTGCGTTTTCGGGACGGCCCGCTGATGGTTACACAAAATAGCGACCGCACGATTTGCACGATTGTAAGCAAGCAGCTTTTCCGGTACGGACATGTTAGGATCCGTCAATTCTTCCAACTGCTTTTGCAATGTGTAAGATGCGTTGAAAGTACGGAACACTTTGGCAGTGAGCCCTGAAATGAAATGGAGCAAGTAGTGACGAATTAGTAAGCGAAACAATGCATACACGCAATAGCACTTTTCTTCTATACGCACCATCCATCAATCCCTTCAGATATTCGTTCACTACGGACGTATTTAACCGGTCAAACAGATCGTCGCCcggctttttgttttctttaaacAGCTCCAAGTTCTTGAAGACACGCTTCTCCACCTCCACCTCATTGTAGTAGCGGATGGAATCCTTACCGAGGAAATCGAACACAACCACGTTCTCTTTACCGTTCAGCTCCTTGTGCAACGCTATGTGCTCGTAACGCAGCGAACAGCAACCGACCGTATCGGCCTGATCGTCGTCCTTTTCATTGCCCGCTCTCAGCGCAAGCTTATCGATAAAGTACATCGCTACCGCGCGCTGTCGGATACGCATCTCCTTGCTCTTCCACTCGTCGCGGTACGTGTCTCGAATTTTATCGATGTGCTTCAGCAACCGACGCGCCGTTTCGTACTTCTGCCAATCCTTTTCGCCCTTCAGCTTGGAGCTGGGATTCAGCATGATGTACTTCACCTGCCCCTGCACATTTTCGACCCAGGAAGCTAGCCACGATACAGTGTTGTCGTGGCGCACCTCCTTCCATCGGCGACCTGGCGGTGGGGACGGTATTTTGCTGTCCTGCGAGCAATTGATGATGACGTCCTCGGGCATAACGCGCCTCTTCACCAGGCCCATCTTCGGATGCTCGCCACGGCCGCGGAACAAACCGGGCGGTTCTATTTTGAAGTTTCCAATCTTTTCCTTATGCCCATCGATAACGCAAATGCCGTACTCCTTCGTCAGCTGCTCGTTCGCCGCCTTCAGTGCAGCCTTCTCCTCTTTGCTGCGATTCCGGTTCTGCTCGGCTATTTCCGCGAAGTACGCTGCCATAGGACGGAAGTTACACTTTTCCAAGTCGGTGATGCGCTCCCGCTCGTGGGGCGTCATCGTTTTGCGCCAATCCTTGAAGAAGTTGTCATTGAACGCTTGCTTGGATGTGTAGTCGTGTTCCAGCATGCGCGCGTAGAAGCCTGCCACTTCCTCCGCATCCTGCGAGAGCTTCATTTCTTTGCCATCGTACATGAACTTCACGTGCGAAGGAAGTGGATCGTACGGTGGTGCAAATACAGGCCCCTTGTGCTCCAAATACTTCCATTTGACGCCGTCGTCGCGCTTTTCCTCCTCCCACCTGAATTTGGAGAagaaaataagcaaaacaaaaatcacggCATTAGCGTATTTCGCTAGCTATGAGAGAGCTCTCCGTATTCTTCGCACACCGGATAAGTGTTCTCGACCTATTCGTTAAATGTAAACGTTTTGGCACCCGGTGCAAGAGGTTTGCACTGTTGTGGAAAAGAAGCCGGGAATCACCATTAACGAGCGCACATGTAATCCGTGTCAGTATTCGTTTTGATTGATAGCACATATTGTATCCATTGCGATGCCCCGCAAGTGATCGGAAAACGGAACGAAAAACCGACAACATTCACTTGTTACGAGTGGAAAATTTCATCCAgcacacactttttcattggACGAGCACGACTGTGCATGCACAGCCCCCAGCTGTCACCTGGTCTGACAGCTCACTACAAAAGCGCCATTCCGCATACGGCGGTCAGTGTATGAACTATCGTAAAATGTTGCCACAGCCAACCAACACATATGCACCAAACACGCATACAGCCACACTGCGTTTCACTTCCTCATCTCACAAGTCTTGCGCACTCTTCCACCAACGTGCAATGCTCCTCATGGAACCACCACCGGTATACCCAGTGATTTGCCGGTCTGatgttttcaaaacattccatTTCTTCTGCattaaccacacacacacgcatacaaacTCGGATGCTAACCAAATACATCCACTTACCATTTCCAtacttcttgctcttcttcttccttctttaCCCGAGCTCGTCCAGTCTTGCCGGTTCCAGCCTGATCGCCGGTTCTTGCCTGATTGTTTCCAGGCATTGGGGGGGCAGCCTTAGCATTCTGTATTCGAGTGAGcaaagaaatgaaacaaacattgGCGTAAATCGGGCCTGCTTCGCAATGCTGCCATAGGTTGACGCAACGCATATACAATCATTGCCCGTCGTTAGTGCATATTTACCTTCTTCGCTTGTTGGGTGGGTGGTTCTACTCCTGgctccttttttattttagtcttCTTCGGTTTCTTCTTGCTGCTATTGACATCATCGCCGTTTTCGTTGGCATCATCGGAATCATGCGagcgctttttgtttttcttatccTTTTTCTCCGtcttaatcttcttctttctacCATCTTCATCGTAGCCTTCTTCAGCCTCGCGTTTCTTCCGCTTTGATAGTGGTATATCGTCCTCGGACTCTTCCTCCCCCTCCTGGCCAGATTGCGGTTCATCTTTGATATCTAGCGGCTCCATCTTGATAGCGGCCTGAACGTTCGCCTGATACTGttcgtgctgctgttgcatgcCACCAAAATATccttgctgctggtgttgctgctgctggtacatATGGGGCTGTTGTTCATGGTGATGACCATTCTCAGTGTTAAAATCATTATAACGACTTGCGTCATCTCCCTCCTCGTCATCGTTATTCTGATAATCGTCGCCCTGGTTGGAAGTGTTTTGGTCCATCGTTTCATTTTGCTTCAACGCAAATGGTGTCTCGTCGGCGCGGAACTGCGACATCGAGTAATCGCACGAACTTGCCTGGGAAATGTCCAACTTTCCTCCCACAGGTCCTGCGTGGTTTTCCACCATCGCGTCATTCTGCTGGGGTATATACCCTTCTCCGTTTAAGAATTCCGTCGGAACAGGCTCCGGTTCTTCCTTCACCTTCACCTCGCCCGAAGCTACTTTCTCATCTCGGTGCCGATCCTTATGTTTGgaggatgacgacgacgaggagtgCTTATCCTTGTCCCTTCTCGAGCTGGAATGTTTGTTCTTGTCCTTATCCTTGTCGCGGctagagctgctgctgctactcttATGCTTATCCCGATCCTTGTCTTTGttcgacgaggacgaggatgaCGATTTGTGCTTGTCCTTGTCTTTATCGCTTCGACTGCTTTTGTCGCGATCCTTCTTGTCGCGATCACGGTCACGATCCTTGCCATCTTCGCGGCTTCGATGTTTGTCTTTGTCCCGTTCCTTATCCTTCGACCGATCCTTATCGCTTTTGGAACTTTTGTGCGTCGACGAGCTACTGTGGTGGCTTTTTTCCTTATCCttgttgctgctactactagAGCTATGTTTCTCCTTGTCAGACTTCTCTTTATCCCTAAAAAGATTACAAACATACATCAAAATCGTCAAATCAAGATTCACAAGCAAAACATTACTAATCGGCGAGCTCTTTGCATCACACTCACTTCGATGAGCTGCTACCACTTTTCGAAGAAgacgaatggctgctgctctTGTGCTTATCGCGATTCTTGTCCTTCTCTCGATCGCGATCTTTATCGCGATGCTTGTCCTTATCCCGATTTTTGTCACGATCTTTGTCACGATGCTTGTCCTTGCTAGAGCTTTTGTGGCTTTTATGACGATCGCCGTTTTCAcctccaccgcccgagtgaccgTTGCTTACGCCGTTCGGCCGTTCCATCATGCCATTCATCACCTTGGAGGAATCCTTTGGAAAAGATAAAGTATCAATAATACAGTTAGTTAATACATCATCGCATACATCATACAGGAAGCGGCAAGTACTAGATAACGATATCTTATCCCACGAAGGATTGTTCAATATACACCATTTGCAATACAAACAAGAATagcaatgtttaaaaataaaacctcctTTTAACGCGTGCCTCGTTCGCCTCAATTTGCCAAGCTAATCACGCAATGAAAACGTTGAatcaagtaaaaaaatatatacccGCGTACTATTGAAATGGCATCAATCAACAGATACGTAAACTTTTTCTATTATATTTCATTTGATAATACCAATAATAAAAGCATTTGTAGCAAAgatatataaaatattataacAAAGCTACACACACTATCCAAACAGTCAAAGGCCATTCTTATTTACAATATAACTACGCATAAGTGCGCAACAGGCAACAGTTACTGAATTTCATACTCAACGAATCGTAAACTGTTTTGTCATTGTGTGCATGCTGCTTTAGATTGTCAACGCGTAGCATAGTAAATTGCTTCTTTACTCTCCCAAAATCCGttaaaataatactaataCTATGATACGGCTATGCGAGCATTACCATCACCTTCAACTTAACCCACAAGATGCTTCGACGATCGATTAGCATTTGCAACACCAGAAATGCGGTCATTGTCCATGTGTTCGCTTCGCCACGCAACATTTTACCAATCAGAATTGGGTTATGCTGCCCTAAGACTGGGCTGCGAATCCAACATGAACATGGTGCGGTGCCACTATCtatgacgatgatggtggtgttaACGTTTTCCGCCATGTGCCATACATTTCAGTGTATGCGCACCATACTTGTTATGCTAATACCCAAGCACATGTTCCCTACACCGCATGCAGCTAACCAGCTGATCTCCCAAGTCTTCCCCTTAGTCAAATAATACATGATAATGCCGAACGGTAGCGAGGTAGAGGAGGGGAGAAGACTAgaagatgaaaataaaaataaaaagagatTGGCTAGCGCAAACGAGGTTAGAACGATTTCATGTCAATTATAAGAATCAACGTGTTCTCATACAAAA encodes the following:
- the LOC1270877 gene encoding DNA topoisomerase I, mitochondrial isoform X1 — encoded protein: MSVDAAVPQPADSSKVMNGMMERPNGVSNGHSGGGGENGDRHKSHKSSSKDKHRDKDRDKNRDKDKHRDKDRDREKDKNRDKHKSSSHSSSSKSGSSSSKDKEKSDKEKHSSSSSSNKDKEKSHHSSSSTHKSSKSDKDRSKDKERDKDKHRSREDGKDRDRDRDKKDRDKSSRSDKDKDKHKSSSSSSSNKDKDRDKHKSSSSSSSRDKDKDKNKHSSSRRDKDKHSSSSSSSKHKDRHRDEKVASGEVKVKEEPEPVPTEFLNGEGYIPQQNDAMVENHAGPVGGKLDISQASSCDYSMSQFRADETPFALKQNETMDQNTSNQGDDYQNNDDEEGDDASRYNDFNTENGHHHEQQPHMYQQQQHQQQGYFGGMQQQHEQYQANVQAAIKMEPLDIKDEPQSGQEGEEESEDDIPLSKRKKREAEEGYDEDGRKKKIKTEKKDKKNKKRSHDSDDANENGDDVNSSKKKPKKTKIKKEPGVEPPTQQAKKNAKAAPPMPGNNQARTGDQAGTGKTGRARVKKEEEEQEVWKWWEEEKRDDGVKWKYLEHKGPVFAPPYDPLPSHVKFMYDGKEMKLSQDAEEVAGFYARMLEHDYTSKQAFNDNFFKDWRKTMTPHERERITDLEKCNFRPMAAYFAEIAEQNRNRSKEEKAALKAANEQLTKEYGICVIDGHKEKIGNFKIEPPGLFRGRGEHPKMGLVKRRVMPEDVIINCSQDSKIPSPPPGRRWKEVRHDNTVSWLASWVENVQGQVKYIMLNPSSKLKGEKDWQKYETARRLLKHIDKIRDTYRDEWKSKEMRIRQRAVAMYFIDKLALRAGNEKDDDQADTVGCCSLRYEHIALHKELNGKENVVVFDFLGKDSIRYYNEVEVEKRVFKNLELFKENKKPGDDLFDRLNTSVVNEYLKGLMDGLTAKVFRTFNASYTLQKQLEELTDPNMSVPEKLLAYNRANRAVAILCNHQRAVPKTHEKSMGNLKEKIRVKREQVEQCQKEFKDLKKSNVRDPSAFDKKSKQLERLKEQLKKLELQETDRDENKTIALGTSKLNYLDPRISVAWCKKFGVPIEKIFNKTQRDKFRWAIDMADENYVF
- the LOC1270877 gene encoding DNA topoisomerase 1 isoform X3; this translates as MLSVFRSVFRSLAGHRNGYNMCYQSKRILTRITCALVNGDSRLLFHNSANLLHRVPKRLHLTNRWEEEKRDDGVKWKYLEHKGPVFAPPYDPLPSHVKFMYDGKEMKLSQDAEEVAGFYARMLEHDYTSKQAFNDNFFKDWRKTMTPHERERITDLEKCNFRPMAAYFAEIAEQNRNRSKEEKAALKAANEQLTKEYGICVIDGHKEKIGNFKIEPPGLFRGRGEHPKMGLVKRRVMPEDVIINCSQDSKIPSPPPGRRWKEVRHDNTVSWLASWVENVQGQVKYIMLNPSSKLKGEKDWQKYETARRLLKHIDKIRDTYRDEWKSKEMRIRQRAVAMYFIDKLALRAGNEKDDDQADTVGCCSLRYEHIALHKELNGKENVVVFDFLGKDSIRYYNEVEVEKRVFKNLELFKENKKPGDDLFDRLNTSVVNEYLKGLMDGLTAKVFRTFNASYTLQKQLEELTDPNMSVPEKLLAYNRANRAVAILCNHQRAVPKTHEKSMGNLKEKIRVKREQVEQCQKEFKDLKKSNVRDPSAFDKKSKQLERLKEQLKKLELQETDRDENKTIALGTSKLNYLDPRISVAWCKKFGVPIEKIFNKTQRDKFRWAIDMADENYVF
- the LOC1270877 gene encoding DNA topoisomerase 1 isoform X2 — translated: MLSVFRSVFRSLAGHRNGYNMCYQSKRILTRITCALVNGDSRLLFHNSANLLHRVPKRLHLTNRSRTLIRWEEEKRDDGVKWKYLEHKGPVFAPPYDPLPSHVKFMYDGKEMKLSQDAEEVAGFYARMLEHDYTSKQAFNDNFFKDWRKTMTPHERERITDLEKCNFRPMAAYFAEIAEQNRNRSKEEKAALKAANEQLTKEYGICVIDGHKEKIGNFKIEPPGLFRGRGEHPKMGLVKRRVMPEDVIINCSQDSKIPSPPPGRRWKEVRHDNTVSWLASWVENVQGQVKYIMLNPSSKLKGEKDWQKYETARRLLKHIDKIRDTYRDEWKSKEMRIRQRAVAMYFIDKLALRAGNEKDDDQADTVGCCSLRYEHIALHKELNGKENVVVFDFLGKDSIRYYNEVEVEKRVFKNLELFKENKKPGDDLFDRLNTSVVNEYLKGLMDGLTAKVFRTFNASYTLQKQLEELTDPNMSVPEKLLAYNRANRAVAILCNHQRAVPKTHEKSMGNLKEKIRVKREQVEQCQKEFKDLKKSNVRDPSAFDKKSKQLERLKEQLKKLELQETDRDENKTIALGTSKLNYLDPRISVAWCKKFGVPIEKIFNKTQRDKFRWAIDMADENYVF